The nucleotide window CCTTATCTTTTCATAGATATCAAATAAAAACCTGCCTCTGTTTTCAAGACTTCCTCCATATGCATCTGTTCTCTGGTTTGTCACAGGAGACAGGAACTGGCTGACAAGATATCCATGGGCACCATGAATCTGAACGGCATCAAATCCCCATTCTTTGGCTCTTCCTGCGGCCCTGGCAAAGGAATCGGTAATGTTTTCTATCTCTAATATGGAAAGTGCCTGGGGCGTTTCAGGAAATGCGCCCACTTTGATGCCTGATGGTGCCACAGGCTGGCGTCCCGCTGATTTTGAATCTGTTTGACCTCCGGCATGAACAAGTTGAATGGCAATTTTACCGTTTAAATCATGAACCGCCCGGGTCAGTTGTTTGAATTGCAGGGCAAACTTATCCGTGTAGATCCCCATTTTACCTGGCAATTGCTTTCCATCCCTTCTAACATAAGTATACCCGGTAATGATCAGCCCAATTCCTCCCTTGACCAGGTTGCAATAGGTGTCCACAAGTTTTTGGGTCGGCCTGCCGTCCGGTTCACACATGCCTTCCCAGGTTGCAGACCTGATCATTCTGTTTTTTAATGTGATTTTGCCAATTGAACCCTGATCGAATAGTGATGCCATATATATTCTCCCGCCTGAAACGCATTATAGCCCTCTACATGGTCTGTAAACCATTTTATAATTTTAATCACATGCTCATACCCAACAATCAAGTATGAATAAATCAAGCATGAGTATATGATACCCTTGAAGGAATCAGGGATATCTCAAGGAATTAATTATTGCAATATAAATTTTGTTGTGAAAAAATTATTTGACAGCCAAAGATTGAAAATTATTGTTTACCAACCGAGTTTCGGATGGCATAGGCATTCAACCGTCCCTGGACGTATAATGAAAGGGCGGCAATGGCCTTGTCACAGACTGTGAACACCGGAATGTTGTTTTTTATCAGGGCCTCCCTCAGCGGGTCATACAGGCGGCCACCGTCAACAACGGTTACCACAGGAGTGTCACAGGTATTGGTAATGTCAATGATCTGGTTTTTAATGCTGTTTTCGTGATTCATATCAAAGTATGGAATCGACGGGCTGTCAAGGGTTTTCATGGCCGGTGACATGGGGTCAAGGCTGACGACGACAGCATCAACACCTTTATCTTCTGCCAGTATCCTTGTGATCTGTGCATGGGTGTCATCATCTGCCGCTGGATTGATATCCAGGGGATTGGACAGTGTCACAAAGGCATCCAGTTTTTTGTGTTTTAAAATATCTGCCACTTTTTCAAGTGTACTCTCTTCAAAACGGGCCAGTTCCATGTGAAAATCATCTGACTGTATGGAATCGGCCATGCCCACGGCTTCAAATCCGGCTCCGCTGACGGCAGCCAGGCGGTTGCCCTTGATGGTTTTTTTGCTCATAGTTTCGGCAAGAACGATCAATTCCTGGAATTCTGAAAAGGTTCTGGCAACAATGGCCCCGGCCTGGCGTACACAGGATTCACAAACCATGTAGTCCCCGGCAAGGGATGCGGTATGGCTTGAGGTGGCGGCCTTGCCTTCAGGGGTACGGCCAGCTTTGTAGAATATAAGTTCTTTGCCCGCAAGGACTGCATGTCTGACAGCTTTGCAGAATTCCAGGCCGTCAAGGTCGTTGAATCCTTCAGCATATACGGCAATGACATCCACTGATTTTGATGTCATGAAATATTGAATCATATCTCCCAGGGTCAGATCTGTCTGATTGCCCATGGAGATCATATAGGCCGGGCTCATGTGGGGGTATTGGTGACTGCGGTGAAGCATGAAGGCGCCGCTCTGGCTGATCAAGGCAGCCCTGTGAAAAGCACAATTTCTTTGTTTTGGCAGTTTTTGTTCAGGTATGAACCAGGTGTCATATCCTCCTGGTTTGGAAATAACGCCCATGCAATTTGCACCAAGAAAGACAGGGCCGCCTTCTTTTGTACTATGGGCCTGGTCTATTTTTGCAATGATGTCCCGGGCGCGGTTTTTGCTGTCATGGGTTTCGCCCATGCCGCCTGGAATGAGCATGACGGTTTCAGCTGCATCAAGGCGGATAATATCGTCCACAAGCTCAGGTACCCGGGCCGCTCCAACAGCAACAATAAAAAGATCCAGTTTTTTGTTTTTTTCCTGTTTCAAAGCTTCAAGGTTTGGAAGACATCTTACCCCTTCGACTTGGTTTGCACTTTGACTGAAAATAATCGTGTTCTCTTTGCTGAATCCTTCTGCCAGAATATTGTCCAGGATGATCCTTCCAAAGTTTTTCCGGGTTGAAGAAACCCCTATGATCCCGATGGATTTCGGGTGCAGCAGATTGTCGATTTTTTTTACAGGTCTTTT belongs to Desulfobacula toluolica Tol2 and includes:
- a CDS encoding NADH:flavin oxidoreductase, with translation MASLFDQGSIGKITLKNRMIRSATWEGMCEPDGRPTQKLVDTYCNLVKGGIGLIITGYTYVRRDGKQLPGKMGIYTDKFALQFKQLTRAVHDLNGKIAIQLVHAGGQTDSKSAGRQPVAPSGIKVGAFPETPQALSILEIENITDSFARAAGRAKEWGFDAVQIHGAHGYLVSQFLSPVTNQRTDAYGGSLENRGRFLFDIYEKIRTRVGKNYPVFIKFNANDHVENGLTTDEAVQIAKKLSDFGIDAIEVSSGTASSGEKGPARTKINSPEKQAYNLDLALTIKKQVSCPVICVGGFRSLLVAQKAIAEHGMDFISLSRPLIREPDLPKKWATNKTDHSECISCNKCFIPGMSKGGIFCVAQKKDKRTT
- a CDS encoding acetate--CoA ligase family protein — its product is MNLPIDFSGITQMLTAAHEDSRNFLYEFEVYTLLSRSGAETPPLYNFIHRGSRPSDDALNALPGEKTVLKIVSPFIIHKTEVGGVRIVKKEPHRIISAVRRMFYEVPENYATWIERNPESAPAPYKGLSGESLIAAISKDIQGILQVQFMPPDSNAFGNELIVGLRHTREFGTIISAGLGGTDTELYAKRFRKGQAIVAASCAMNDGHTFFKIFKQTISYRKLTGLTRGQQRIVSDEQLIECFESFIRMGNHYSQANPDAPFVIKELEVNPFTFCDYLMVPLDGMCKFCKPKKIAAKRPVKKIDNLLHPKSIGIIGVSSTRKNFGRIILDNILAEGFSKENTIIFSQSANQVEGVRCLPNLEALKQEKNKKLDLFIVAVGAARVPELVDDIIRLDAAETVMLIPGGMGETHDSKNRARDIIAKIDQAHSTKEGGPVFLGANCMGVISKPGGYDTWFIPEQKLPKQRNCAFHRAALISQSGAFMLHRSHQYPHMSPAYMISMGNQTDLTLGDMIQYFMTSKSVDVIAVYAEGFNDLDGLEFCKAVRHAVLAGKELIFYKAGRTPEGKAATSSHTASLAGDYMVCESCVRQAGAIVARTFSEFQELIVLAETMSKKTIKGNRLAAVSGAGFEAVGMADSIQSDDFHMELARFEESTLEKVADILKHKKLDAFVTLSNPLDINPAADDDTHAQITRILAEDKGVDAVVVSLDPMSPAMKTLDSPSIPYFDMNHENSIKNQIIDITNTCDTPVVTVVDGGRLYDPLREALIKNNIPVFTVCDKAIAALSLYVQGRLNAYAIRNSVGKQ